A region from the Thermodesulfobacteriota bacterium genome encodes:
- a CDS encoding sugar phosphate isomerase/epimerase family protein, translated as MSRIEEKVQVNIPFSMLWDSYIELFIKNRLNPEIGLDAISLKQFSKDDFKKIARRLHRQGLTITLHAPFIDLSPGSLDPDVMELTRYRFKQLVELVPLFKPKTVVCHAGYDWKRYGYFKEEWVEKSLQTWSWLGSLIAGEGGQLMLENVYEHSPEDIRVLFENLENQHVGFCLDTGHQYAFSRTSLKGWLDSLGPYLGQLHLHDNNGKFDDHLAMGNGKINFEAFFSALKEIKKTPPVITLEPHQDKALWPSLEFLEKAWPW; from the coding sequence ATGAGCCGGATTGAAGAAAAAGTACAGGTCAATATCCCCTTTAGCATGCTTTGGGATTCCTATATTGAGCTGTTTATCAAAAACAGGCTGAATCCTGAAATAGGACTTGATGCCATTTCGCTGAAGCAGTTTTCTAAAGATGATTTCAAGAAAATTGCCCGTCGACTTCATAGACAGGGTTTGACCATCACATTGCATGCGCCCTTTATCGATCTTTCTCCCGGATCTTTGGATCCGGATGTGATGGAATTAACCCGGTATCGTTTTAAGCAACTGGTTGAACTGGTTCCACTTTTCAAGCCAAAAACGGTGGTCTGCCATGCCGGCTATGACTGGAAAAGGTATGGCTATTTTAAAGAAGAGTGGGTTGAAAAAAGCCTTCAAACATGGTCCTGGTTGGGTTCGCTTATCGCAGGCGAAGGCGGGCAGTTGATGCTGGAAAATGTGTATGAGCACTCACCGGAGGATATTCGTGTACTGTTTGAAAATCTGGAAAACCAGCATGTCGGGTTTTGCCTGGACACCGGCCATCAATACGCTTTCAGCCGGACTTCCCTTAAAGGATGGCTTGACTCACTTGGGCCCTATCTTGGCCAGCTTCATCTACACGACAACAACGGAAAATTTGATGACCATCTGGCCATGGGAAATGGCAAGATAAACTTTGAGGCATTTTTCAGCGCCTTAAAAGAAATTAAAAAAACCCCTCCGGTGATTACCCTTGAGCCACACCAGGATAAAGCCCTGTGGCCCAGCCTCGAATTTCTTGAAAAAGCCTGGCCGTGGTAA
- the tdh gene encoding L-threonine 3-dehydrogenase, with translation MKALVKAKPEEGLWLQDVPIPDISYNDVLIKIIKTAICGTDVHIYNWDKWSQETIPVPMHIGHEFVGTIEKVGSHVVDFKPGDLVSGEGHLVCGRCRNCLAGRRHLCMNTKGVGVNRPGAFAEYLAIPVTNVWYCDKKIPLDVIACFDPLGNATHTALSFDVLGEDVLITGAGPIGCMATAIAKHAGARYVVVTDVNPYRLDLAKKAGATLTLDIRKQKIEQAQKDLGMKEGFDVAMEMSGNPSALQSMIDNLCHGGKVALLGIMPENAEIDWNKVVFNMLTIKGIYGREMYETWYKMTSMIQTGLDISPLITHQFHYTEFEKGFEVMRSGKSGKVILDWS, from the coding sequence ATGAAGGCGCTTGTAAAAGCAAAACCTGAAGAAGGCTTATGGCTTCAGGATGTTCCAATCCCTGATATCAGTTATAATGACGTGCTGATAAAAATCATTAAAACGGCAATTTGCGGAACGGATGTCCATATCTATAACTGGGACAAATGGTCGCAGGAAACCATCCCCGTTCCCATGCACATCGGGCATGAATTTGTGGGAACAATTGAAAAAGTCGGTTCCCATGTGGTCGATTTTAAACCGGGAGACCTGGTTTCCGGCGAAGGCCACCTGGTTTGTGGTCGCTGCAGAAACTGCCTGGCCGGGCGACGTCACTTATGTATGAACACAAAAGGGGTAGGGGTAAACAGACCGGGTGCCTTTGCCGAATACCTTGCCATACCGGTCACCAATGTCTGGTATTGTGATAAAAAAATCCCCCTGGACGTGATTGCCTGTTTTGACCCCCTTGGTAATGCGACGCACACGGCGCTTTCCTTTGATGTTCTAGGCGAAGATGTTCTGATTACCGGTGCCGGTCCCATCGGGTGTATGGCCACCGCCATCGCCAAACATGCCGGTGCCCGGTATGTGGTGGTGACAGATGTCAATCCATACAGACTTGATTTAGCTAAAAAGGCGGGTGCCACCTTAACCCTTGATATTAGAAAACAGAAAATTGAGCAGGCCCAGAAAGACCTCGGCATGAAAGAGGGGTTTGATGTGGCCATGGAAATGTCAGGCAACCCTTCCGCCTTACAGTCAATGATTGATAACCTGTGTCATGGTGGAAAAGTTGCTCTTTTGGGGATCATGCCTGAAAATGCTGAAATTGACTGGAACAAAGTGGTGTTTAACATGCTGACCATTAAGGGCATCTATGGCAGGGAAATGTATGAGACCTGGTATAAAATGACCAGCATGATTCAAACCGGACTTGATATTTCTCCATTAATTACCCACCAATTCCATTACACGGAGTTTGAAAAAGGATTTGAGGTAATGAGGTCCGGTAAATCAGGAAAAGTCATACTTGACTGGAGTTAA
- a CDS encoding aspartate aminotransferase family protein, which translates to MVKISAKGMTEEEVLAQLEVFRKNDLKWQEGRAFGYVFDPGKDVMAVGKKAYSAFLSENGLDFTVFQSLQRLEKDLAAAGAQHLRGDQNVVGNFTSGGTESIILAVKAARDYYREKRPAVKKPEMILPTTAHAAFHKAAHYLDVKVVTVGVDPQTFKVHTDKVKRAITENTIMLVGSAPSYALGIIDPIAELSDIALEKDLWLHTDACMGGFLLPYFRRLGEPVPDFDFRLPGVSSISMDLHKYAYSPKGASLVLYRNKELRRHQIFACSGWIGYTIINNAVQSSKSGGPMAAAWAVLNYLGDQGYLEIARKKLTAVKKIAAGIEKIDGIRILAEPQMSLVAFTSDTINVFHIIDEMNTRGWYIQPALSYDNSPAHIHLSITASNIGWEDEFLSDLAASVETAAGLPEGNLVKMVRTGLEEVDLSNISDADIKALLAMAGLEGQGLPERMADINGVLDELPAEAREKILVSYVNDLFVQ; encoded by the coding sequence ATGGTGAAGATTTCAGCAAAGGGAATGACAGAGGAAGAAGTACTTGCACAACTGGAAGTATTCAGGAAAAATGATTTAAAATGGCAGGAAGGCCGGGCATTCGGGTACGTGTTTGATCCCGGCAAGGATGTGATGGCGGTGGGCAAAAAAGCCTACAGCGCCTTTCTTTCCGAAAACGGGCTCGATTTTACCGTATTTCAAAGTTTGCAAAGACTGGAGAAAGACCTTGCGGCTGCGGGAGCACAGCACCTGAGGGGTGATCAAAACGTGGTGGGAAATTTTACCAGCGGCGGTACGGAAAGCATCATCCTGGCCGTGAAAGCAGCCCGGGACTATTATCGTGAAAAAAGACCGGCGGTCAAAAAGCCGGAAATGATATTGCCCACCACCGCCCATGCTGCGTTTCACAAAGCGGCGCATTACCTTGACGTAAAAGTGGTCACGGTCGGGGTAGACCCTCAGACCTTCAAAGTTCATACGGACAAGGTAAAACGGGCCATAACGGAGAACACCATCATGCTGGTGGGTTCCGCGCCGTCCTACGCCCTGGGTATCATCGACCCCATCGCGGAGCTGAGTGACATCGCTCTGGAAAAAGATTTGTGGTTGCACACCGATGCCTGCATGGGCGGTTTTCTGTTGCCCTACTTTAGAAGGCTGGGAGAGCCGGTACCGGATTTTGATTTCAGGCTGCCCGGAGTATCTTCCATCTCTATGGATCTACACAAGTATGCATACTCCCCCAAGGGGGCTTCACTGGTGTTGTACCGGAACAAGGAGCTCCGCAGACATCAGATATTTGCATGCTCCGGCTGGATAGGCTACACGATTATCAACAACGCCGTTCAGAGCAGTAAATCGGGTGGACCCATGGCAGCCGCATGGGCGGTGTTAAATTACCTGGGCGACCAAGGGTACCTGGAAATCGCACGCAAAAAGCTGACGGCTGTTAAAAAGATTGCGGCCGGCATAGAGAAGATTGACGGCATCCGGATTCTGGCCGAGCCACAGATGAGCCTGGTGGCCTTTACTTCTGATACGATCAATGTATTTCATATTATAGATGAAATGAACACCCGCGGGTGGTACATACAGCCGGCTTTGTCCTATGACAATTCCCCGGCTCACATCCACCTGTCCATTACTGCCTCCAACATCGGTTGGGAAGACGAGTTTCTGAGCGACCTTGCAGCGTCTGTTGAAACTGCTGCCGGGCTTCCGGAGGGCAACCTCGTGAAGATGGTCAGAACCGGGCTGGAGGAAGTAGACCTGTCAAATATCTCGGATGCCGATATTAAGGCCCTGCTGGCCATGGCCGGTCTTGAAGGCCAGGGATTGCCCGAACGTATGGCGGATATCAACGGCGTGCTGGATGAACTCCCGGCTGAAGCCCGGGAAAAAATCCTGGTCAGCTACGTCAATGATTTATTTGTGCAATGA